The Rhizobium sp. WSM4643 genome contains the following window.
AGGGGAAATTAAAGCCGCCGCCGCGGCCGAAACCGCCGCCGGTCGGATCGCCACGGCGATCCTCGATATTGTCGGACTGACGCCGGCCTCTCCATTCCATCTTCGCTCTCCCCGGCAATGCCCCTGCTTGCACTCAAGCAATCTATATATCCGTCGGCGGCCGGAATTCCAGCGACTTCATTCGCACCGAAAACAAACGTCTCGGCGGCCTCACTTGTTCGTTGAGCGTGGTTGCGGTGGTCCTTTCTGTCCGGCGCCTTTGTGGGCGATGCCTGGCCACTTTCCCTCCTCTTGGCGCGCCAACTCCTTATCCACTGTCTCCCGCGAGCCTTCTGCCGGTTCTTTGTCTTTAGGATCTACCATCACAGTCTCCAGTTTTTTCTCAGCCGCGAACTTTTACGGGCATGATATTGTTCCCGTAAATCAGCGGGCAGACCCGCATGATTGAACATTTCACCCACGGACGCACCACTGGATCTCTTCCTGTGACAGGATCATGGTTGAGCCGCCGAATCCAGACGGATCGGACTTGAGGAAGCGCCCGACGCCCTCACCAATCCGGCGGGTGACGGCGAAATCCAGGTGCTGGTCGTGTCTGACGAGAAGTAGCCCTTCGCGCCGTGTTGGATTCGTGTCGATTCCGCGATTTATGGGGTTCCGTTTGCAAATACATTTGCCTATAAGCCGCTTCTAGCCTGAAAAGACCCAGCATGCGCGACCCGACCCGGTGATCTCCCACCCTGGCCGGCTTTCTGCGCAGCCAGAAAACGGAAGCACTCATGCCGAAGCGCCAAGATATCAAATCGATCCTCATCATCGGCGCGGGACCGATCGTCATCGGCCAGGCTTGCGAGTTCGACTATTCCGGCACCCAGGCCTGCAAGGCGCTGAAGGAGGAAGGCTACCGCGTCATCCTCGTCAACTCCAACCCGGCGACGATCATGACCGATCCGGGCCTTGCCGACGCCACCTATGTCGAGCCGATCACCCCCGAAGTCGTCGCCAAGATCATCGCCAAGGAGCGCCCGGATGCGCTGCTGCCGACCATGGGCGGCCAGACGGCGCTGAACACCGCGCTTTCGCTGAAGCGCATGGGCGTGCTCGATCGCTACAATGTCGAGATGATCGGCGCCAAGCCCGCCGCCATCGACATGGCCGAGGACCGCGCGCTGTTCCGCGAGGCGATGGCCCGTATCGGGCTGGAAACCCCGCGCTCCATGCTGGCGAACGCCACCGACATCAAGGACCTCGACCGCAAGACGCACGAGGCCGAGCGCATCAAGCTGCGTGAAAGCCTTTCCGGCCCCGCCCTCGACACGGCACTGGACGAGCTGGAAAACCAGTGGAACCTCGGCGAGAGCGACCGCAAGCAGCGTTACATGAGCCATGCCATGGCGATTGCTGCCCAGGCGATCGATCATGTCGGCCTGCCCGCCATCATCCGCCCTTCCTTCACGCTCGGCGGCACCGGCGGCGGCATCGCCTACAATCGCTCGGAATTCTTCGAGATTGTCGGCGGTGGTCTCGATGCCTCGCCGACCACCGAAGTGCTGGTCGAGGAATCGGTGCTCGGCTGGAAGGAATATGAAATGGAGGTCGTCCGCGACAAGGCGGACAACTGCATCATCATCTGCTCGATCGAAAACATCGACCCGATGGGCGTCCATACCGGCGATTCGATCACCGTCGCGCCGGCGCTGACGCTGACCGACAAGGAATACCAGATCATGCGCAACGCCTCGATCGCGGTGCTACGCGAGATCGGGGTCGAGACCGGCGGCTCGAACGTCCAGTTCGCCGTCAATCCGAAAGACGGCCGTCTCGTCGTCATCGAAATGAACCCGCGCGTTTCGCGCTCGTCGGCGCTCGCCTCCAAGGCCACCGGCTTCCCGATCGCCAAGATCGCCGCCAAGCTCGCGATCGGCTATACGCTCGACGAACTGGAAAACGACATCACCGGCGGCGCAACGCCTGCCTCCTTCGAACCGTCGATCGACTACGTCGTCACCAAGATCCCACGTTTCGCCTTCGAGAAATTCCCCGGCGCCTCGCCGGTGCTGACGACCGCGATGAAGTCGGTCGGCGAAGTCATGGCAATCGGCCGCACCTTCGCCGAATCGCTGCAGAAGGCGCTGCGTGGCTTGGAAACCGGCCTGACCGGCCTCGACGAAATCGAGATCCCCGGCTTTGAAGAGGGCGAATCCAGCCAGAACGCCATCCGCGCTGCAATCGGCACACCGACGCCCGATCGGCTCCGCATGGTCGCCCAGGCGCTGCGCCAGGGCATGAGCGAAGCCGAAGTCCACGAAGGCTGCAAGATCGACCCCTGGTTCATCGCCGAGCTGAAGGCGATCGTCGAGATGGAGGCCCGTATTCGCGAGCAGGGCCTGCCGCAGGATGCCGCCAACCTGCGCATGCTGAAGGCCATGGGCTTTTCCGACGCGCGCCTGGCGACGCTGACCGGCAAGCGCCCGAAGGAAGTCGCCGAATTCCGCAACAGCCTGAACGTCCGCCCCGTCTTCAAGCGCATCGACACCTGTGCGGCCGAATTCGCCTCGCCGACGGCCTACATGTATTCGACCTACGAGACGCCCTTCGTCGGCGCCGCCCGCTCGGAGGCCGAGATTTCCGACCGCAAGAAAGTCGTCATCCTCGGCGGCGGCCCGAACCGCATCGGTCAGGGCATCGAGTTCGATTATTGCTGCTGCCATGCCGCCTTCGCGTTGAAGGATGCGGGTTATGAAGCGATCATGATCAACTGCAACCCGGAAACCGTCTCGACCGACTACGACACGTCGGACCGCCTCTATTTCGAGCCGCTAACGGCCGAAGACGTGATCGAGATCCTGCGGGCAGAACAGGAAAAGGGTGAGGTCGTCGGCGTCATCGTCCAGTTCGGCGGCCAGACGCCGCTGAAGCTTGCCGAGGCGCTGGAAAAGAACGGCATCCCGATCCTCGGTACCGCGCCCGACATGATCGACCTTGCCGAGGACCGCGACCGCTTCCAGAAGCTGCTGATGAAGCTCGACCTCAACCAGCCGAACAACGGCATCGCCTATTCGGTCGAGCAGGCCCGCATGGTCGCCACCGAAATCGGCTTCCCGCTGGTCGTGCGTCCCTCTTACGTGCTCGGCGGCCGCGCCATGCAGATCCTGCATTCGGAAGGCCAGTTGCAGAGCTACCTGCTCGATACCGTGCCTGAACTGGTACCTGAGGATATCAAGCAGCGCTATCCCAACGACAAGACCGGCCAGATCAACACCCTGCTCGGCAAGAACCCGCTGCTCTTCGACAGCTATCTCAGCAACGCCATCGAAGTCGATGTCGACTGCCTTTCAGACGGCACCGACGTCTATGTCGCCGGCATCATGGAGCACATCGAGGAAGCCGGCATCCATTCCGGCGACAGCGCCTGCTCGCTGCCGCCGCGCTCGCTGTCGGTCGAACTGCTCGACGAACTCGAACGCCAAGCCAAGGCTATGGCCAAGGCGCTCAATGTCGGCGGCCTGATGAACGTCCAGTTCGCCATCAAGGACGGCACCGTCTACGTTCTCGAAGTCAATCCGCGCGCCTCGCGCACCGTGCCCTTCGTCGCCAAGACCATCGGCGCGCCGATCGCCAAGATCGCCGCCCGCGTCATGGCCGGCGAGAAACTCGACGCCACCTTCGCCGCCTATGGTGAAAAGCCCGATCCGCGCAAGCTGAAGCACATTGCCGTCAAGGAAGCCGTCTTCCCCTTCGCCCGCTTCCCCGGCGTCGACACGCTGCTCGGCCCGGAAATGCGCTCGACCGGCGAAGTCATCGGCCTCGATACCGATTTTGCGCTGGCCTTCGCCAAGTCGCAGCTTGGCGCCGGCGTCGAGCTCCCGCGTGACGGCACGGTCTTCGTCTCCGTGCGCGACGCCGACAAGCCGCGCGTTCTCCCGGCGATTCGCATCCTCGTCGAACAGGGATTCAAGGTGCTGGCGACCGGCGGCACCGCCCGCTTCCTCGCCGAAAACGGCATCACCGCCACCAAGATCAACAAGGTGCTGGAAGGCCGTCCGCACATCGAGGACGCGATCCGCAACCGCCAGGTCCAGCTCGTCATCAACACGACCGATGGCAACAAGGCGATCTCGGACTCCAAGTCGTTGCGCCGTGCGACGCTGATGCAGAAGGTGCCTTATTACACGACGATGGCAGGCGCCGAGGCCGCCGCCCAAGCGATCAAGGCGCTGAAGGCCGGCAATCTGGAAGTGCGGCCGCTGCAAAGCTACTTCGCCTGAGATCGGTCCACAGGCGGGCGCAGCGCGCGCGCCTGCTCCTGTCCCGAATTCGAATGAGAAACAAGGCGCGGCCTTCGCGCTTCGTCCGATGCACATCTTTCGCGATCATGTTAGCATTCCCGCAAACAGGGGGCGAGCATGAGCAAGAATATCGTCATCCTCTTCGATGGCACGTCGAATGAGATTGCGGCGGACCGCACCAATATCCTCAGGCTTTTCGGCGTTCTGAAACGTTCGTCGACGCAAATCGTCTACTACGATCCCGGTGTCGGCACATTTGGCGCGGCCAATGCCTGGTCCAGGGCCTATCGCAAGAGCATCGAAGTCTGGGGCCTGGCGACCGGGTGGGGTCTCGACCAGAACGTCAAGGAAGCCTACCGCTTCATCGTCGACAATTATGAGCACGCGCCACGCGGCAGCGGTGAGGATAGCGACCGCATCCATATCTTCGGCTTCAGCCGCGGCGCCTATGGCGCCCGGGTTCTCGCCGGCTTCATCCATGCGCTGGGCATCGTCAGCCGGCACCATGTCAATCTCATCGATTATGCCTACAGGACCTACAAGGGCATCTCCGACAACGAAGCGAAGGCCGGCGGCTTCGCCGGCGCGACCGACGATGATGCTCCATCGGCCTTTTCCAGCATGCGGCTCTATGAAAGGACGCTGAAGACCTACCGGCCGAAGATCAAACTGCTCGGGCTTTTCGATACCGTAGCCTCGGTGATCGAGATGGGCAAATGGCTGCCGCAGCTAAGGACCCTGCCCTTCACCAGGAAGAATCCGAGCGTCGAATGGGTGCGCCATGCCATGGCAATCGACGAGCGGCGGACGATGTTCAACCCGATGCCCTGGACGCCGGGGCAGGAATATTGGGGCGGGCCATTCCGGCCGAAGGAGCCGGTGCCGCAGAACGTCAAGGAAGTCTGGTTTGCCGGCGTCCACGGCGACGTCGGCGGCGGCTACCCGGAAAAGGAAAGCGGCATCATCAAGATCCCGCTCGAATGGATGATCAGTGAAACCAAGCAGACCGGCCTCGACTATATCGACCAGACGGTCAAGGCAGTCGTGCTCGGGAACAACAGCAGGCCGATCCAGAACTACGTGGCCCCGAACGCGCAAGCCAATCCGCACCATTCGATGACCGCCGGATGGCGGCTTCTCGAATATATTCCCCGCCGCGTGCCCGAAACCTCCTGGCGCAAGCGCGGCAACAGGGAAGGGATCTACCTGCCGCTCCAGGATCGCCGTTTCATTCCTGACGGTGCGGTCATCCACCAGTCGGTGATCGATCGCGGAAATCTGTCCCCGAACCTGCCGCGGCAGGGAAGCTTCACGATAGAGCCATGGTCGGACCGCCCACCGGCCAAGGATGGGCCGGACCATCCGCCTCCTGCACAATTTTGAGGCGCATCACCTGATGTTGGGGCGGGCCGCGTTTCTTTCATGCGAATTTTCTGGAAATCGGCCTTGGCGATCTGCTATAAGCGTCCGACTAAGATTGTGGCACGGTTCCGAAGCTCCCCTTCGGGACCTGTTTTCTTTTGTGTTCGCCGCTGATTGTGCGGATACAAGGATTGAAGGACAGAAAAATGGTTGAAAAGGTACCGATGACACAGGGCGGTTTCGTCAAGCTGCAGGAAGAGCTGCGCTGGCGCCAGCAGGAGGAGCGCCCGCGAATCATCGAGGCGATCGCCGAAGCCCGTGCCCATGGCGACCTTTCCGAAAACGCCGAATACCACGCCGCCAAGGAAGCCCAGAGCCACAATGAAGGCCGCATCAGCGAGCTGGAAGACCTGACGGCGCGCGCCGAGGTCATCGACCTCACCAAGATGTCGGGCGACAAGATCAAGTTCGGCGCCAAGGTGAAGCTCGTCGACGAGGACACCGAGGAAGAAAAGACCTACCAGATCGTTGGCGACCAGGAAGCCGACGTCAAGGCCGGCCGCATCTCCATCTCTT
Protein-coding sequences here:
- a CDS encoding T6SS phospholipase effector Tle1-like catalytic domain-containing protein, giving the protein MSKNIVILFDGTSNEIAADRTNILRLFGVLKRSSTQIVYYDPGVGTFGAANAWSRAYRKSIEVWGLATGWGLDQNVKEAYRFIVDNYEHAPRGSGEDSDRIHIFGFSRGAYGARVLAGFIHALGIVSRHHVNLIDYAYRTYKGISDNEAKAGGFAGATDDDAPSAFSSMRLYERTLKTYRPKIKLLGLFDTVASVIEMGKWLPQLRTLPFTRKNPSVEWVRHAMAIDERRTMFNPMPWTPGQEYWGGPFRPKEPVPQNVKEVWFAGVHGDVGGGYPEKESGIIKIPLEWMISETKQTGLDYIDQTVKAVVLGNNSRPIQNYVAPNAQANPHHSMTAGWRLLEYIPRRVPETSWRKRGNREGIYLPLQDRRFIPDGAVIHQSVIDRGNLSPNLPRQGSFTIEPWSDRPPAKDGPDHPPPAQF
- the greA gene encoding transcription elongation factor GreA encodes the protein MVEKVPMTQGGFVKLQEELRWRQQEERPRIIEAIAEARAHGDLSENAEYHAAKEAQSHNEGRISELEDLTARAEVIDLTKMSGDKIKFGAKVKLVDEDTEEEKTYQIVGDQEADVKAGRISISSPIARALIGKEVGDSIEVNAPGGSKAYEILQVSWG
- the carB gene encoding carbamoyl-phosphate synthase large subunit: MPKRQDIKSILIIGAGPIVIGQACEFDYSGTQACKALKEEGYRVILVNSNPATIMTDPGLADATYVEPITPEVVAKIIAKERPDALLPTMGGQTALNTALSLKRMGVLDRYNVEMIGAKPAAIDMAEDRALFREAMARIGLETPRSMLANATDIKDLDRKTHEAERIKLRESLSGPALDTALDELENQWNLGESDRKQRYMSHAMAIAAQAIDHVGLPAIIRPSFTLGGTGGGIAYNRSEFFEIVGGGLDASPTTEVLVEESVLGWKEYEMEVVRDKADNCIIICSIENIDPMGVHTGDSITVAPALTLTDKEYQIMRNASIAVLREIGVETGGSNVQFAVNPKDGRLVVIEMNPRVSRSSALASKATGFPIAKIAAKLAIGYTLDELENDITGGATPASFEPSIDYVVTKIPRFAFEKFPGASPVLTTAMKSVGEVMAIGRTFAESLQKALRGLETGLTGLDEIEIPGFEEGESSQNAIRAAIGTPTPDRLRMVAQALRQGMSEAEVHEGCKIDPWFIAELKAIVEMEARIREQGLPQDAANLRMLKAMGFSDARLATLTGKRPKEVAEFRNSLNVRPVFKRIDTCAAEFASPTAYMYSTYETPFVGAARSEAEISDRKKVVILGGGPNRIGQGIEFDYCCCHAAFALKDAGYEAIMINCNPETVSTDYDTSDRLYFEPLTAEDVIEILRAEQEKGEVVGVIVQFGGQTPLKLAEALEKNGIPILGTAPDMIDLAEDRDRFQKLLMKLDLNQPNNGIAYSVEQARMVATEIGFPLVVRPSYVLGGRAMQILHSEGQLQSYLLDTVPELVPEDIKQRYPNDKTGQINTLLGKNPLLFDSYLSNAIEVDVDCLSDGTDVYVAGIMEHIEEAGIHSGDSACSLPPRSLSVELLDELERQAKAMAKALNVGGLMNVQFAIKDGTVYVLEVNPRASRTVPFVAKTIGAPIAKIAARVMAGEKLDATFAAYGEKPDPRKLKHIAVKEAVFPFARFPGVDTLLGPEMRSTGEVIGLDTDFALAFAKSQLGAGVELPRDGTVFVSVRDADKPRVLPAIRILVEQGFKVLATGGTARFLAENGITATKINKVLEGRPHIEDAIRNRQVQLVINTTDGNKAISDSKSLRRATLMQKVPYYTTMAGAEAAAQAIKALKAGNLEVRPLQSYFA